In Pseudomonas mohnii, the following are encoded in one genomic region:
- a CDS encoding heavy metal response regulator transcription factor, translated as MRLLVAEDEPKIGIYLQQGLTEAGFNVDRFTNGQDALQHALSEAYDLLILDVMMPGLDGWEVLQKVRASGKNVPVLFLTARDRVEDRVKGLELGADDYLIKPFAFSELLARVRTLLRRGSTAPSQTHMKLADLEVDLLKRRVVRGGKRIDLTAKEFALLELLLRRRGEVLPKSLIASQVWDMNFDSDTNVIEVAVRRLRAKIDDDFEVKLIHTSRGMGYMLDAPDSGSE; from the coding sequence ATGAGACTTCTGGTTGCGGAAGACGAACCCAAAATAGGTATCTATTTGCAGCAAGGACTCACTGAGGCGGGGTTCAATGTTGATCGCTTTACCAATGGCCAAGACGCGCTTCAGCACGCTTTGAGCGAGGCGTATGACCTGCTGATTCTCGATGTGATGATGCCTGGGCTGGACGGATGGGAAGTACTTCAGAAGGTGCGAGCATCCGGAAAAAATGTCCCCGTGCTTTTTCTCACGGCGCGAGACCGCGTTGAGGATCGCGTCAAAGGACTTGAGCTGGGGGCAGACGATTACCTTATAAAACCCTTCGCATTTTCTGAATTGCTGGCCCGCGTCAGAACGCTGCTGCGAAGAGGGAGCACAGCCCCCTCCCAAACCCACATGAAATTGGCGGATCTTGAGGTTGACCTGCTCAAGCGCAGGGTTGTCCGTGGAGGCAAACGTATAGATCTCACAGCCAAAGAGTTTGCGTTACTCGAATTGCTGCTCCGTCGTCGAGGCGAGGTTCTCCCCAAGTCACTTATTGCTTCCCAAGTTTGGGATATGAACTTCGACAGCGATACCAACGTCATCGAGGTCGCGGTCAGGAGGCTCAGAGCGAAGATTGATGATGATTTTGAGGTCAAGCTGATCCACACCTCTCGGGGGATGGGTTACATGTTGGACGCACCGGACTCGGGGTCGGAATGA
- the copS gene encoding copper resistance membrane spanning protein CopS, translating to MKRMSLTTRMSLMFMLAVTAVLTVAGLSFNNLSRHHFKMLDQQALNEKLHSTQRILTGLNSIDQFSDVKPELEALLGAHRDLTALIIDGDGKLLFADPGPIVVPEDYRTITNSNVWEWRDEEQVFRGVTAQAIVTGQDKPLTVMLIFDVTQHMAFFETLERWFWIGLVISALVSAALGWMVASSGLRPIRLVTQVAASMSAKSLKERIPLGPVPKELQQMVLSFNAMLSRLDDAFVRLSNFSADIAHELRTPVSNLMTHTEVVLSRKRNIEDYEDNLYSNLDDLKRMGRMIDDMLFLAKSDNGLITHENKPIDLVAVVEKLLEYYRLLADERGIDLKVTGRGSVRGDVLMLDRAISNLLSNALRYTPEGECISVDIRQKGTSISVSVENPGKPIAPEHLEKLFDRFYRVDPARREGSPSNAGLGLSITRSIIEAHDGKIWCTSSSGKTAFHIELPCADEKKA from the coding sequence ATGAAGCGAATGTCACTGACTACCCGCATGAGCCTGATGTTCATGCTTGCTGTAACAGCTGTGCTCACCGTCGCCGGACTCAGTTTTAACAACCTTAGCCGGCATCACTTCAAGATGCTGGATCAGCAGGCGCTGAACGAAAAGCTTCACTCGACGCAAAGAATTTTGACTGGGTTGAATAGCATTGATCAGTTCAGTGATGTTAAGCCCGAGCTGGAGGCGCTGCTTGGTGCTCATCGTGATTTGACAGCACTTATCATCGATGGTGACGGCAAGCTCCTGTTTGCTGATCCTGGTCCGATCGTAGTGCCGGAAGACTACCGAACAATCACAAACAGCAATGTCTGGGAGTGGCGAGATGAGGAGCAGGTATTTCGAGGAGTGACGGCACAAGCCATTGTGACAGGGCAAGACAAGCCATTGACCGTGATGTTGATCTTTGATGTTACTCAACATATGGCTTTCTTCGAGACGCTTGAACGCTGGTTTTGGATAGGGCTGGTGATCAGCGCGCTGGTCAGTGCTGCACTGGGCTGGATGGTCGCGAGTAGTGGCCTACGGCCTATCCGCCTAGTTACTCAGGTCGCGGCTTCAATGTCAGCTAAATCACTCAAAGAGCGTATTCCGTTAGGTCCCGTTCCTAAAGAGCTCCAGCAGATGGTGTTGTCGTTCAACGCAATGTTATCCAGATTGGACGATGCGTTTGTTCGTTTATCGAACTTCTCTGCGGACATTGCTCACGAATTACGAACGCCGGTCAGTAATTTGATGACTCACACTGAAGTGGTTTTATCTAGAAAAAGGAATATTGAGGACTACGAAGATAATCTGTACTCAAATCTTGATGATTTAAAACGTATGGGCCGGATGATTGATGACATGCTTTTTCTGGCGAAATCAGACAACGGTCTGATTACACATGAAAACAAACCGATAGACCTGGTAGCGGTAGTAGAGAAATTACTCGAATACTACCGCTTGCTTGCTGATGAGCGAGGGATCGACCTCAAAGTCACAGGGAGGGGGAGCGTCCGAGGTGACGTCCTTATGCTCGACAGGGCCATCTCTAATCTGCTCTCAAATGCACTCCGGTACACCCCCGAAGGGGAGTGTATTAGTGTCGATATCCGGCAGAAAGGAACTTCAATATCGGTCTCCGTGGAGAACCCTGGAAAGCCAATCGCGCCTGAGCATCTTGAAAAGTTGTTCGATCGTTTTTATCGCGTGGACCCGGCTCGCAGAGAAGGGAGCCCAAGCAATGCAGGGCTAGGTTTGTCGATCACTCGATCAATCATAGAAGCGCATGACGGCAAGATTTGGTGTACGTCATCAAGCGGAAAAACAGCCTTTCATATTGAACTCCCTTGTGCGGATGAAAAAAAGGCGTAA
- the copC gene encoding copper homeostasis periplasmic binding protein CopC produces the protein MSFLKTTTVAVALTAGLLLSAVAQAHPKLVSSTPAEGSDAAAPSKIELHFSENLTTQFSGAKLIMTDMPGMPNSPMGVKAGVAGGSDPKTMVITPASPLTTGTYKVEWRAVSSDTHPITGNFSFKVK, from the coding sequence ATGTCATTCCTTAAAACTACCACCGTAGCTGTTGCGCTGACTGCGGGTTTGCTTCTGAGTGCAGTTGCTCAGGCGCATCCAAAGCTGGTTTCTTCTACTCCCGCTGAAGGGTCGGATGCGGCGGCTCCTTCTAAAATTGAACTGCACTTTTCTGAGAATCTAACGACTCAGTTCTCTGGTGCCAAACTGATCATGACCGATATGCCTGGCATGCCGAACTCTCCTATGGGCGTAAAAGCCGGCGTTGCAGGTGGCAGTGATCCGAAGACGATGGTTATCACGCCCGCATCGCCATTGACCACGGGTACTTATAAAGTCGAATGGCGTGCCGTCTCCTCGGACACTCACCCGATTACCGGTAACTTTTCCTTCAAAGTGAAATGA
- the copD gene encoding copper homeostasis membrane protein CopD, with amino-acid sequence MSDSINIAVRFALYFDLMLLFGLAIFGLYSLRGKERVSGAVLNFESLLYGTSVVGVALSLAAMLLLAKAMSGVSGFMELHHHIFQMVLMGTDVGLTWMVRIGALVTAIIGVSLNKRFPTLSLWIVTVCGAIALATLAWTGHGAMDEGSRRYWHFISDIFHLLAAGGWLGALAAFALLLRLKSLKGEREARILARVLTGFESAGAVIVVIISITGVANYLFIVGPNLDEVMLSTYGELLFLKVLLFAGMIVLATLNRFHLSPLLERSVRNGDYAVAVNALRRSMKLEFSMAVIIICLIAWLGTLSPVMEMSAA; translated from the coding sequence ATGAGCGACTCAATAAATATCGCTGTTCGCTTTGCCCTTTATTTCGATCTTATGCTCTTATTTGGACTGGCAATTTTCGGTCTTTATAGCCTGAGGGGTAAAGAAAGAGTATCGGGAGCGGTTTTGAATTTTGAGTCGCTTCTTTACGGTACATCTGTTGTAGGTGTAGCTCTGTCCCTTGCAGCCATGCTGTTGCTTGCGAAAGCAATGAGTGGCGTATCGGGCTTTATGGAGCTACATCACCATATTTTTCAAATGGTTCTCATGGGGACTGACGTCGGTTTGACCTGGATGGTCCGAATAGGGGCGTTGGTGACGGCAATTATTGGCGTTTCCCTGAACAAGCGCTTTCCAACACTGAGTCTTTGGATTGTCACTGTCTGTGGCGCGATTGCGCTAGCGACGCTGGCATGGACGGGGCACGGAGCAATGGACGAGGGAAGCCGTCGCTACTGGCACTTTATTAGCGACATCTTCCATCTTTTGGCCGCAGGCGGTTGGTTGGGTGCGCTAGCGGCATTTGCCCTGCTGCTGCGTTTGAAATCACTGAAAGGTGAGCGAGAAGCACGAATTCTTGCTCGGGTACTGACAGGGTTTGAATCGGCCGGCGCGGTGATTGTAGTGATCATCAGCATTACGGGAGTGGCGAACTACCTATTTATCGTTGGGCCAAATCTCGATGAGGTGATGCTCAGCACTTATGGCGAGTTGCTATTTTTGAAGGTCCTGCTCTTTGCCGGGATGATCGTATTAGCGACGCTCAACCGTTTTCACCTAAGCCCGCTCTTGGAACGTTCTGTTCGAAATGGAGACTATGCTGTCGCGGTCAATGCCTTGCGCCGTAGCATGAAGCTCGAATTTTCAATGGCAGTCATCATTATTTGTCTCATAGCATGGTTAGGTACTTTAAGCCCAGTAATGGAAATGAGCGCCGCATAG
- a CDS encoding TolC family protein — MNFKCYCTGWSLVAGLAASVLALPCLAGVLTLDEALRLAENNAPSLTAQDAKIQAATSAAIPAGELPDPKLLLGVQNYPIGGPDRWSIDQDFMTMQVVGIRQEMPNSDKRKARIEVADAAVDRASAERRVARLNVRQSTALAWISSYSVERKDVMFQDFYKENRLLSDTVRSQIAGGRAQPADAVTPKQEAAQLAELQDDLVRQRAQARAALKRWIGPAANDKPVGSLPDWPIETSGYSHKLQHHPELAAFVPMTREAQAKIREAKAEKQSDWSWEFDYQHRGQQFGDMVSVQFSWDLPLFPDSRQNPKIAAKHAELNQLEAEREALSREHTQQLEDELADYERLNRSVNRNQESLLPLAKEKVELTMASYRSGKGDLKSVVAARRELIEARLKQIDVEEQRALT; from the coding sequence ATGAACTTCAAGTGCTATTGCACAGGTTGGTCCCTTGTGGCCGGCCTGGCGGCAAGCGTACTGGCATTGCCGTGCCTCGCTGGCGTATTGACACTCGATGAAGCTTTGCGGCTGGCCGAAAACAATGCACCGTCGTTGACCGCACAAGACGCCAAAATTCAAGCAGCCACCAGCGCGGCCATTCCCGCTGGCGAACTACCAGATCCCAAGCTACTGCTGGGCGTCCAGAACTACCCCATTGGTGGTCCGGACAGATGGAGCATCGACCAGGACTTCATGACCATGCAAGTGGTCGGGATCAGGCAGGAGATGCCTAACAGCGACAAGCGCAAAGCACGTATCGAGGTCGCGGATGCGGCTGTTGATAGAGCGTCCGCCGAGCGTCGAGTGGCGCGTCTGAACGTCCGACAGTCCACGGCACTGGCCTGGATCAGTAGCTACTCGGTTGAGCGTAAAGATGTGATGTTCCAGGACTTCTATAAAGAAAACCGTCTTCTAAGCGATACCGTCCGGTCACAGATTGCGGGTGGCCGCGCTCAACCCGCCGATGCGGTCACACCTAAACAGGAAGCTGCTCAACTGGCCGAGCTGCAGGATGATTTAGTTCGCCAACGTGCGCAGGCCCGGGCTGCCCTCAAGCGCTGGATTGGCCCTGCCGCCAATGACAAACCGGTGGGCAGCTTGCCTGATTGGCCCATCGAAACCTCTGGTTACTCCCATAAGCTGCAACATCACCCCGAACTAGCTGCTTTTGTGCCGATGACCCGAGAAGCACAAGCCAAGATTCGTGAAGCTAAGGCGGAAAAGCAATCTGACTGGAGCTGGGAATTCGACTATCAGCATCGCGGCCAACAGTTCGGTGATATGGTCAGCGTGCAGTTTTCATGGGATCTCCCGCTGTTTCCTGACTCTCGGCAAAACCCCAAGATTGCGGCCAAGCACGCCGAACTAAACCAGCTTGAGGCTGAGCGCGAAGCCCTGTCACGCGAGCATACCCAGCAACTAGAGGATGAACTGGCCGACTACGAGCGCCTCAATCGTTCAGTCAACCGTAATCAGGAAAGCTTGTTGCCGCTGGCTAAAGAAAAGGTCGAACTCACCATGGCCAGCTACCGCTCCGGCAAGGGTGATTTGAAATCGGTTGTGGCCGCCCGACGCGAACTCATCGAAGCCCGTCTCAAGCAGATTGACGTTGAAGAGCAACGTGCTCTTACCTGA
- a CDS encoding TnsA endonuclease N-terminal domain-containing protein, translating into MRGRKFASQQDIERHIANGFGEGAGASYVPWLRVQDVPSIGRSHKIQGVKIERIHHLLSDLERSYFLVCEFSEDVVDIREQYPLLPTERAQAIASAIAVRYPRYPRTTLPYVMTTDFLLTVKDPSGNFKSVARTVKYRSDLIGNRSKRTLEKLEIEKRFWESQGVDWKIVTDEFFTRDLIKNIGLIRRYSKLSRDLMKLPLHSNFIECLVNSREYSWTLATCLRKIASLLSISYIDAQAIFFHLVWTKILKIDLVNTPLHLTGLVPDFEVSASPVQVSLKEKMS; encoded by the coding sequence TTGCGAGGTCGTAAGTTTGCATCACAGCAGGACATTGAACGGCACATTGCAAATGGATTTGGCGAAGGCGCCGGGGCAAGCTACGTGCCTTGGCTGCGGGTACAAGATGTCCCGTCGATAGGTCGTTCGCACAAGATTCAAGGTGTGAAGATCGAGAGAATTCATCACCTACTGTCAGATCTCGAGCGTTCGTACTTCCTTGTGTGTGAATTTTCTGAAGACGTCGTGGATATCCGAGAGCAATACCCTTTACTACCCACAGAGCGTGCGCAAGCGATAGCGTCGGCGATAGCTGTACGCTATCCAAGATACCCTAGAACAACACTGCCTTATGTGATGACAACAGACTTCCTGTTAACTGTTAAAGACCCGAGCGGAAACTTCAAATCGGTAGCTAGGACGGTGAAGTATCGTTCCGATTTAATTGGCAACAGAAGTAAAAGAACGCTTGAGAAACTTGAGATTGAAAAGCGCTTTTGGGAAAGCCAAGGTGTTGATTGGAAAATCGTAACAGACGAGTTTTTTACACGAGATTTGATAAAAAATATTGGACTAATCAGGAGATACTCGAAGCTCTCTCGTGATTTAATGAAACTGCCGTTGCATTCGAATTTTATTGAGTGCCTAGTGAACAGCCGGGAATATTCGTGGACCTTGGCCACCTGTCTAAGAAAAATAGCATCCCTTCTGTCAATTTCCTATATAGACGCTCAAGCAATTTTCTTTCATCTGGTTTGGACCAAGATACTGAAAATAGATTTGGTTAACACTCCTCTCCATCTTACTGGTCTAGTTCCTGACTTCGAAGTTTCCGCGAGCCCTGTCCAAGTATCGTTGAAGGAGAAAATGTCATGA
- a CDS encoding DUF4352 domain-containing protein: MSNYDVGHQQGSFSRLVDADFDAANAALGEALKGHKFPNDAYNVINCRVGAIGSTAPNAYNTYATSYLKGLQAKQEVMHGQVGYFDVTVNDCTISKSIDTGNRFSTVKPDPDARFLTVNATFKNTDNEGRLPLEGSLFISKDGKDFKFDTTESIMSEGYGIRLRSLNPLIKLNTKIVYKVPNELSGEVYWKPGRNAQDKKLWCTYLPSA; encoded by the coding sequence GTGTCAAACTATGATGTTGGTCACCAGCAGGGATCGTTTAGCCGCCTGGTAGACGCTGATTTCGATGCTGCCAATGCAGCATTAGGCGAGGCTCTCAAGGGCCACAAGTTTCCTAATGATGCCTACAACGTCATTAACTGCCGTGTAGGGGCTATCGGAAGCACCGCGCCCAATGCGTACAACACGTATGCCACAAGCTACCTCAAGGGTTTGCAAGCCAAACAGGAAGTCATGCATGGGCAGGTCGGCTACTTCGATGTCACGGTAAATGATTGCACGATCAGCAAATCCATCGACACTGGCAACCGCTTCTCTACAGTGAAGCCAGATCCGGATGCACGCTTCCTCACTGTGAATGCAACCTTCAAGAACACCGATAACGAAGGACGGCTACCACTGGAAGGCAGCTTGTTCATCAGCAAGGACGGTAAGGATTTCAAATTCGACACTACGGAATCCATCATGAGCGAAGGCTACGGAATCCGTTTACGTTCACTGAATCCTCTCATCAAGCTCAACACGAAGATCGTCTACAAGGTGCCTAACGAGCTTTCTGGAGAGGTGTATTGGAAGCCGGGTAGAAACGCACAAGACAAGAAACTCTGGTGCACTTATCTACCGTCAGCCTGA
- a CDS encoding antitoxin Xre/MbcA/ParS toxin-binding domain-containing protein: MSGSERWIVKCQDTEDGSGDVIVDLPPELLAKMGVGVGDDLTITVADGAIVLKPTHGTTSVQPVFAGVLLDEAYHAYRIRLEASLNIPSNASDQDIHDIIVAGFSASLIQSLCDVGTISPEERDRIIPLKMLKTKLVSNQLLTVDESDRLFRFAHITAMADVIFGDAEKAKQWLSKPKSRFSGKSPTAMLTTTHGTHRVEQMLIEVNEGMSFRSNRS; encoded by the coding sequence ATGAGTGGGAGCGAGCGCTGGATAGTCAAATGCCAGGATACTGAGGATGGTAGCGGTGATGTCATCGTTGATTTACCCCCAGAACTGCTTGCCAAAATGGGAGTAGGTGTGGGGGACGATCTGACGATTACGGTAGCGGACGGCGCAATAGTGCTGAAGCCTACGCATGGAACAACATCAGTGCAGCCCGTGTTTGCTGGAGTCCTGCTTGATGAAGCTTATCATGCCTACCGCATCCGGCTGGAGGCGTCTCTTAATATCCCCTCAAACGCCTCTGACCAGGACATTCACGACATTATCGTAGCTGGCTTCTCGGCCAGCCTGATCCAGTCGCTTTGCGACGTTGGAACTATAAGTCCGGAAGAACGCGACAGAATTATTCCACTCAAAATGCTCAAAACAAAATTGGTCAGCAATCAGCTTTTAACGGTGGATGAGAGTGATCGCCTGTTCCGCTTTGCACATATTACCGCCATGGCCGATGTGATCTTCGGGGACGCAGAGAAGGCCAAACAATGGCTTTCCAAACCGAAATCCCGGTTTTCGGGTAAAAGTCCAACAGCGATGCTCACTACAACTCACGGCACACATCGGGTCGAACAAATGCTGATTGAGGTAAATGAGGGCATGTCATTTCGATCTAACCGCAGCTAA
- a CDS encoding copper-binding protein: MKLTLIAVASTVVALSFSALAEDMPGMKMDGMESKQMTEETKQAPVANADGTIKAIDTVKHTVTISHGAVPAVRWPPMTMVFSVTQDKLTGLTAGDRVSFSFLIEGGRATIVSIQK; the protein is encoded by the coding sequence ATGAAACTGACCCTGATTGCAGTTGCCAGCACCGTAGTAGCGTTGTCTTTTTCTGCCCTGGCAGAGGACATGCCGGGTATGAAGATGGACGGTATGGAGAGCAAGCAGATGACTGAGGAAACAAAGCAGGCTCCAGTCGCGAATGCCGATGGAACGATCAAGGCTATCGATACTGTGAAGCATACGGTGACTATCTCTCACGGCGCTGTGCCTGCCGTGCGATGGCCGCCGATGACCATGGTCTTTTCCGTAACGCAAGATAAGTTGACAGGGCTGACGGCCGGAGACCGTGTATCTTTTTCCTTCCTGATAGAGGGTGGTAGAGCTACGATTGTGTCCATTCAAAAGTGA
- a CDS encoding efflux RND transporter permease subunit — MIAALIRWSVANRFLVLLATLFVTAWGIWSVQSTPIDALPDLSDVQVIIRTPFPGQAPQIVENQVTYPLATTMLSVPGAKTVRGYSFFGDSFVYVLFEDGTDLYWARSRVLEYLSQIQSRLPASAKPALGPDATGVGWIYQYALVDRSGGHDLAQLRALQDWFLKFELKTLPNVAEVATVGGMVKQYQVQLDPLKLASLGITQAEVTEAIGKANQETGGAVLEMAETEFIVRASGYLKTLNDFRAIPLKLASGGVPVTLGDVATIQLGPEMRRGITELDGEGETVGGVVILRSGKNARETIAAVKTKLDELKSSLPAGVDIVTTYDRSKLIDRAVENLSHKLIEEFIVVALVCGIFLWHLRSSLVAIISLPVGVLIAFIVMRYQGINANIMSLGGIAIAIGAMVDAAVVMIENAHKKIEAWHAANPGEELKGERHWHVMTEAAAEVGPALFFCLLIITLSFIPVFTLEAQEGRLFGPLAFTKTYAMAAAAGLSVTLVPVLMGYWIRGRIPSEHQNPLNRWLIRIYQPALDAVLRRPKITLLVALLVFVSALWPMSRLGGEFLPPLDEGDLLYMPSALPGLSAQKAAQLLQQTDRLIKTVPEVEHVFGKAGRAETATDPAPLEMFETTIQFKPHEQWRPGMTQEKLVEELDRVVRVPGLTNIWIPPIRNRIDMLATGIKSPIGVKVAGTNLTEIDAATQAVERVAKDVPGVSSALAERLTGGRYIDVDIDRKAAARYGLNIADVQSIVAGAIGGENVGETIEGLARFPINVRYPREWRDSLGALEQLPIYTPLGSQITLGTVAKVKVTDGPPMLKSENARPSGWVYIDVRGRDIASVVADLRRVVNEQVKLQPGMSLSYSGQFEFLERANARLKLVVPATLLIIFVLLYLTFARFDEALLIMATLPFALTGGAWFLYLLGFNLSVATGVGFIALAGVSAEFGVIMLLYLKNAWAEREDLGDSTELGLVAAIREGAVQRVRPKAMTVAVIIAGLLPILLGSGTGSEVMSRIAAPMVGGMVTAPLLSLFVIPAAYRLMRRRHLSVETVKPEGSVV; from the coding sequence ATGATCGCTGCCCTGATTCGTTGGTCAGTGGCCAACCGATTCCTGGTGCTACTGGCGACGCTGTTTGTCACGGCGTGGGGCATTTGGTCGGTGCAGAGCACGCCCATCGATGCACTGCCAGATCTCTCGGATGTTCAGGTGATCATCCGCACCCCTTTTCCGGGACAAGCGCCGCAGATTGTCGAGAACCAGGTGACCTATCCGTTGGCCACCACCATGCTCTCGGTGCCGGGTGCCAAGACGGTGCGTGGCTATTCCTTCTTCGGTGACAGCTTCGTTTACGTGCTGTTCGAAGACGGCACTGACTTGTACTGGGCGCGCTCGCGGGTGTTGGAGTATCTGAGCCAAATACAAAGTCGGTTGCCGGCCAGCGCCAAGCCGGCGTTGGGACCGGATGCGACGGGGGTGGGCTGGATCTATCAGTACGCACTGGTGGATCGCAGTGGAGGACACGATCTGGCGCAGCTACGCGCACTTCAGGACTGGTTCCTCAAGTTCGAACTCAAGACCCTGCCCAACGTTGCAGAAGTAGCCACCGTGGGTGGCATGGTCAAGCAGTACCAGGTCCAGCTTGATCCGCTCAAACTGGCCAGCCTCGGTATTACTCAGGCTGAGGTGACCGAAGCCATCGGCAAGGCCAACCAGGAAACCGGTGGCGCGGTGCTGGAGATGGCAGAGACCGAGTTCATCGTGCGTGCTTCCGGCTACCTGAAGACGCTCAATGACTTTCGGGCGATCCCGCTCAAGCTGGCTTCGGGAGGAGTGCCAGTAACCCTTGGCGATGTCGCCACGATCCAGTTGGGACCGGAAATGCGGCGTGGCATTACTGAACTCGACGGCGAAGGCGAGACCGTCGGCGGCGTGGTGATTTTGCGCAGCGGCAAGAATGCTCGCGAGACCATTGCCGCGGTCAAGACCAAACTCGACGAACTGAAAAGCAGTCTGCCGGCCGGGGTGGATATCGTCACCACCTACGACCGCAGTAAGCTGATCGACCGCGCCGTGGAAAACCTCAGCCACAAGCTCATCGAAGAGTTCATCGTTGTCGCGTTGGTGTGTGGGATCTTCCTCTGGCACCTGCGCTCATCTCTGGTGGCGATCATTTCGCTGCCGGTGGGGGTGCTGATTGCCTTCATCGTCATGCGCTACCAGGGCATCAACGCCAACATCATGTCCTTGGGCGGGATAGCCATCGCCATCGGCGCCATGGTCGATGCCGCCGTGGTGATGATCGAGAACGCCCACAAGAAGATCGAGGCATGGCACGCGGCCAATCCGGGGGAAGAACTGAAGGGTGAACGTCATTGGCATGTAATGACCGAAGCGGCGGCAGAGGTAGGCCCGGCGCTGTTCTTCTGTTTGTTGATCATCACTCTGTCTTTCATTCCGGTGTTCACCCTGGAAGCTCAGGAAGGACGGCTGTTCGGTCCTTTGGCTTTCACCAAGACCTACGCCATGGCCGCAGCGGCGGGATTGTCAGTGACCTTGGTGCCGGTGCTGATGGGCTACTGGATTCGTGGACGAATTCCCAGTGAACATCAGAACCCGTTGAACCGGTGGTTGATTCGGATCTATCAGCCAGCCCTGGACGCAGTCTTGCGTCGACCAAAGATCACGCTGCTGGTGGCACTATTGGTTTTTGTCAGTGCGCTATGGCCAATGTCTCGCTTGGGTGGCGAGTTTCTCCCCCCGTTGGACGAGGGCGACCTGCTCTATATGCCTTCAGCTCTGCCGGGATTGTCAGCGCAGAAAGCGGCACAACTGCTGCAACAGACTGACCGTCTGATCAAGACCGTGCCTGAAGTCGAACACGTCTTCGGTAAGGCGGGGCGCGCTGAAACCGCCACCGACCCCGCACCGCTGGAGATGTTCGAAACCACGATCCAGTTCAAGCCGCACGAGCAATGGCGTCCAGGCATGACCCAGGAAAAGTTGGTGGAAGAACTGGATCGAGTGGTACGAGTCCCTGGGCTGACGAATATCTGGATACCACCGATTCGTAACCGTATCGACATGCTGGCTACGGGGATCAAGAGTCCCATCGGAGTGAAAGTTGCCGGCACCAACCTGACGGAGATCGATGCCGCGACTCAGGCGGTTGAGCGAGTGGCCAAGGACGTGCCCGGCGTCAGTTCGGCTCTGGCCGAGCGTCTGACCGGTGGTCGCTATATCGATGTGGATATCGACCGCAAAGCCGCCGCCCGCTACGGGCTGAATATCGCCGATGTGCAGTCCATCGTGGCCGGCGCTATCGGCGGTGAAAATGTCGGTGAGACCATTGAAGGGCTCGCACGCTTCCCGATCAACGTGCGTTACCCACGGGAGTGGCGTGACTCGCTCGGTGCCTTGGAGCAATTGCCGATCTATACCCCGCTAGGTAGCCAGATCACCCTCGGCACAGTGGCGAAGGTCAAAGTCACGGACGGTCCACCGATGCTCAAGAGCGAGAATGCACGACCCTCCGGTTGGGTGTACATCGATGTGCGGGGGAGGGACATTGCGTCGGTGGTCGCTGATCTACGACGGGTCGTCAATGAGCAGGTCAAGTTGCAGCCCGGCATGAGCCTGAGCTACTCAGGGCAGTTCGAGTTTCTCGAAAGGGCCAACGCACGACTCAAACTGGTGGTGCCTGCCACGCTGTTGATCATCTTCGTGCTGCTCTACCTGACTTTTGCCCGCTTCGATGAGGCCTTGCTGATCATGGCCACTCTGCCATTCGCTCTCACGGGCGGGGCATGGTTCCTCTATCTGTTGGGGTTCAACCTGTCAGTCGCCACCGGGGTCGGCTTTATCGCCTTGGCCGGTGTTTCCGCCGAGTTTGGCGTGATCATGTTGCTCTACCTGAAGAACGCCTGGGCCGAACGTGAAGACCTCGGCGACAGCACTGAGCTCGGTCTGGTTGCGGCGATTCGTGAAGGCGCCGTGCAGCGTGTTCGACCCAAGGCCATGACCGTGGCCGTCATCATTGCCGGCTTGTTACCCATCTTGCTGGGCAGCGGGACCGGCAGCGAGGTGATGAGCCGCATTGCCGCGCCCATGGTAGGCGGCATGGTCACGGCACCCTTGCTTTCCCTGTTTGTCATTCCGGCAGCCTATCGCCTGATGCGTCGCCGGCACCTCTCCGTTGAAACCGTCAAACCTGAAGGAAGTGTCGTATGA